A genomic stretch from Pomacea canaliculata isolate SZHN2017 linkage group LG2, ASM307304v1, whole genome shotgun sequence includes:
- the LOC112558374 gene encoding LOW QUALITY PROTEIN: sialin-like (The sequence of the model RefSeq protein was modified relative to this genomic sequence to represent the inferred CDS: inserted 1 base in 1 codon): protein MEPVHHVLLRLLFVYVVRVNFSVAIICMVRVPTRNVTSGSLVSQSYSNVSHHRMSLPVARNTYPGNETTHGYIHQLSETSDTEEAEISDESSCSTESEDPSAHSKEGEFDWDKPTQTRLLAMYFYGYIFTQVPGGWLAGRIGGRRVWGVCQTISALCSLATPLAARTNVYIVYAIRFILGLAAGVSFPCIHAMMGRWAPTLERSKLVSFSFTGMSVGTVLTFSLSALLCVSGFDNGWGSIFYLSGAGNLLWVVVWLLVTSDTPAKHKRIKEIEKNYIMKSIGESPESKARIPTPWRAMITSGPVWAIVSAHVLHNYTNYTMLTSLPTFMKEVLKFDTRQNGALSAVPYLSQAVVSALSGQVADRLRERXILSTKNTRKLFQVSSFVGSAVCMALAGYMTCSQRPLAVFLLSLCLSFMGLNRSGFGVNHIDLAPRHAGVLYGLTNTVATVPGMIAPLIAGALTPNRTAEEWRRVFFVCAALAVLGAILYGVLADGELQTWAVPPSEELKVAGPRTNTNENNEDLLLSPFTADDATQRRINSEDIKSPGLEKLNQGSLSQTGGDKQP, encoded by the exons ATGGAACCTGTCCATCATGTGCTTCTTCGGCTTCTGTTTGTCTACGTCGTCAGGGTCAACTTCAGCGTCGCCATCATCTGCATGGTGCGAGTCCCCACCCgcaacgtcacttccggcagCCTTGTCAGTCAAAGCTACAGTAATGTTTCACATCATCGGATGTCACTTCCTGTGGCCAGGAACACATACCCAGGGAATGAGACCACCCATGGGTACATACACCAACTGTCGGAAACCTCCGATACAGAAGAAGCAGAGATCAGCGATGAAAGCTCCTGCAGCACAGAGAGTGAGGACCCCTCCGCGCATTCCAAA GAAGGCGAGTTCGACTGGGACAAGCCCACGCAGACCCGTCTACTGGCCATGTACTTTTACGG GTACATCTTCACTCAAGTGCCgggtggctggctggccggTCGTATCGGCGGGCGGCGCGTGTGGGGGGTGTGTCAGACCATCAGCGCCCTCTGTTCACTGGCCACGCCCCTCGCCGCGCGCACTAATGTCTACATTGTCTACGCCATCAGGTTTATTTTGGGACTGGCGGCG GGTGTGTCCTTCCCCTGTATCCACGCCATGATGGGGAGGTGGGCGCCCACACTGGAGAGAAGCAAATTGGTGTCCTTTAGTTTTACCG GGATGTCCGTTGGAACTGTTCTGACCTTCTCGCTCTCCGCACTGCTGTGTGTCTCTGGATTTGACAACGGCTGGGGCTCCATTTTCTACTTATCAG GAGCAGGTAACCTGTTGTGGGTTGTGGTGTGGCTTTTGGTGACATCTGACACACCTGCCAAACACAAAAGGATCAAAGAGATTGAAAAGAACTACATCATGAAGTCTATTGGCGAGTCTCCTGAGTCCAAA GCGAGAATACCAACACCATGGCGTGCCATGATAACGTCAGGTCCGGTCTGGGCAATTGTTTCTGCGCATGTGCTTCATAACTACACCAACTAcacaatgctgacgtcacttccgacATTCATGAAAGAGGTTCTCAAATTCGACACCAGGCAG AATGGCGCTCTGTCGGCCGTGCCCTACTTGTCTCAAGCTGTTGTGTCGGCTCTGTCGGGGCAGGTGGCGGACAGGTTGAGGGAGA GCATCCTCAGCACCAAGAACACCAGGAAGCTCTTCCAGGTCTCCT CTTTCGTGGGGTCAGCAGTGTGCATGGCGCTCGCTGGCTACATGACCTGCTCGCAGCGTCCCCTGGCGGTGTTTTTGCTGAGTCTCTGTCTGTCGTTCATGGGCCTGAACCGATCAGGGTTCGGTGTCAATCACATTGATCTCGCTCCCAG ACATGCTGGAGTCCTGTACGGCCTCACCAACACTGTGGCCACGGTGCCTGGAATGATTGCCCCGCTCATAGCTGGAGCCCTGACCCCAAAC AGGACGGCGGAAGAATGGCGTcgtgtgttttttgtgtgcgCGGCGTTGGCGGTGCTGGGGGCCATCTTGTACGGTGTCCTGGCGGATGGAGAGTTGCAGACGTGGGCGGTCCCGCCTTCCGAGGAGCTGAAAGTGGCGGGTCCCAGGACAAACACAAACGAAAACAACGAGGATCTGCTGCTCAGTCCTTTCACTGCAGACGATGCAACACAAAGAAGAATCAATTCCGAAGACATAAAATCGCCGGGCCTAGAAAAACTGAACCAGGGATCGTTGTCTCAAACGGGTGGCGACAAGCAGCCATGA